A window of Cyclopterus lumpus isolate fCycLum1 chromosome 14, fCycLum1.pri, whole genome shotgun sequence contains these coding sequences:
- the LOC117742998 gene encoding thrombospondin type-1 domain-containing protein 1, protein MPQAVSLLPFLLALMGYAFAGLNIWPSFHVALSNASVFVDFSTKSNSSTIRNTSLSLINTETNTTLLTRTISDIQSAGRVEFNCSCFLYAGTFRFLLKQTSITAASHANDTQDISAQSTTWWWSSELQVQWPTFHIAVERAGNHSGSFQVGIATNEHFQACSRGIDAALFLEVSYIEYNQIGRISIDKVQARTRHPIKPLRSQSVELSCAFPFTERDFIRVALRSPHEAQDVKSSGPLYLSRIFSYKLLVENTNAYRSGCEGTMTVKLITPPCAHINGKVLLYKDAGATRGIAVSPGMEAGETALMGLGPEEPSSPPLAFNWLTQGENETEFNCSVFYTGRNKYCFRFVLNFSRSPSPAQTCLVVHRSAESWGSWLPWSVCSVSCGEGVRERVRECLLPSGVGGMQCTGMVKEQSLCSLEDCVVLPTPSPSLTPGAVGLAPLGGNMVVVAGISLCLAVILATVLVTLWRKLCKTPQCSSVRRGSMHSPGGRKLSDEASIFGHSLQRPSLSDGHGQPGGIAVGVAQKDRPSLGQLLSQTPVIPLSQDPERLSPTGQKMMPPIFGYHLAQQQLKEMKKKGLKEATQMYHVSSSPVHDTVLGTSASPTNSSIPTPSGFAHPTLSVGLQEDTNYNHFQIATPFSELPLQTSRFTPDRLSPRVELVLGPSARASGGSSKWRDRTADWVEMVERSGFAGLRGGGVDAGKANSFNTNPNFRRTSSFNDTKPQPRSSGHCRPFRERSLTQVGSRTLPEGSCWNKAGRQPYSSYPIPEHGALEWAKSRPQINYQRQPWIETASPSYNNELKHIGTKTNSISASAKHADAEVSGSQDRQRSGEAGGGEGISGIGGPAARPASLSVDRAERAEQNWNRRGPSPIQRNILARKLKDAQSYSGVKGRQRSSTFSVSASEQRKGRCHSLPMSGGYGSSGVPPYRLSEAEQRMLDLDLSSAYVGEEV, encoded by the exons ATGCCACAGGCTGTCTCACTGCTGCCCTTTCTGCTGGCACTCATGGGATATG CTTTTGCAGGGCTCAATATCTGGCCCTCCTTCCACGTTGCCCTTAGCAACGCCAGTGTATTTGTGGACTTCAGCACAAAATCCAACAGCAGCACCATCCGCAATACAAGCCTTTCTCTGATCAACACGGAAACCAACACCACCCTTCTGACCAGGACCATCTCCGACATCCAATCGGCCGGTAGGGTGGAGTTCAACTGTTCTTGCTTCCTGTATGCAGGAACTTTCCGGTTCCTGCTGAAGCAGACCAGCATCACTGCTGCTTCTCATGCTAATGACACACAGGACATTAGCGCACAGAGCACTACCTGGTGGTGGAGCTCAGAGCTGCAGGTGCAGTGGCCCACCTTTCACATCGCTGTGGAAAGGGCCGGAAACCACTCAGGATCATTTCAG gttgGGATAGCCACTAATGAACACTTTCAGGCGTGCTCCAGGGGCATTGACGCGGCTCTCTTCTTGGAAGTCAGCTACATAGAGTACAACCAGATAGGGCGAATCAGCATCGACAAGGTCCAAGCCCGCACACGACACCCAATCAAACCCCTCCGTTCCCAGAGTGTCGAGCTGTCCTGCGCCTTCCCCTTCACAGAAAGAGACTTCATACGAGTGGCTTTACGGTCTCCTCATGAAGCACAGGATGTGAAGAGCTCTGGGCCGCTGTACCTGTCCCGCATCTTCTCCTATAAGCTGCTGGTGGAAAATACCAACGCTTACAGGAGTGGTTGCGAAGGAACTATGACTGTTAAACTGATAACTCCACCGTGTGCTCACATCAATGGGAAGGTTTTACTGTATAAGGATGCAGGTGCTACGAGAGGGATTGCAGTTTCACCTGGGATGGAAGCAGGTGAAACAGCACTGATGGGGTTGGGACCAGAGGAGCCCTCTTCACCCCCGTTGGCCTTTAACTGGCTGACCCAGGGAGAGAACGAGACAGAATTCAACTGTTCTGTGTTTTACACTGGAAGGAACAAGTACTGCTTTCGCTTTGTTCTCAACTTCAGTCGCTCCCCGAGTCCTGCACAGACCTGTTTGGTGGTTCACAGAAGTGCAG AGTCATGGGGCTCATGGCTGCCCtggagtgtgtgcagtgtgagcTGTGGAGAGGGGGTGAGGGAACGAGTGCGTGAGTGTTTGCTGCCCTCAGGTGTGGGAGGGATGCAGTGTACTGGCATGGTGAAGGAACAGTCCCTCTGCTCGCTGGAGGACTGTGTCG TGTTGCCCACTCCTTCTCCATCCCTCACCCCTGGGGCTGTCGGACTTGCCCCTCTGGGTGGTAACATGGTCGTGGTGGCTGGTATCTCCCTCTGCCTGGCTGTGATTCTGGCTACGGTTCTGGTGACTTTGTGGAGAAAGCTTTGCAAGACCCCTCAGTGCAGCTCTGTACGCAGAGGCTCCATGCATTCCCCTGGAGGGCGCAAGCTCTCTGATGAGGCGTCCATTTTTGGCCACAGCCTCCAAAGACCCAGCCTGTCTGACGGCCATGGCCAACCGGGGGGCATAGCTGTGGGTGTAGCCCAGAAAGACAGGCCTTCCCTGGGTCAGCTTCTCTCACAGACCCCGGTGATTCCTCTCTCACAGGACCCAGAAAGGCTGTCCCCTACAGGTCAGAAGATGATGCCACCAATATTTGG GTACCATTTGGCTCAGCAGCAGttgaaagaaatgaagaagaaaggGTTAAAGGAGGCAACACAGATGTACCATGTCTCTTCAAGCCCAGTCCATGACACTGTGTTAGGGACATCTGCTTCacccacaaactcctccattcCTACACCAAGTGGATTTGCTCATCCCACACTCTCCGTGGGCCTCCAGGAAGACACTAACTACAATCATTTTCAGATTGCAACTCCCTTTTCTGAGTTGCCATTGCAGACTTCTAGGTTCACGCCGGACAGACTGAGTCCCAGAGTGGAGCTTGTCTTGGGTCCTTCTGCTCGTGCAAGTGGGGGCAGCTCAAAATGGCGTGACCGCACTGCTGACTGGGTGGAGATGGTAGAGAGAAGTGGGTTTGCAGgtctcagaggaggaggagtagatgCAGGGAAGGCAAACTCCTTTAATACAAATCCAAATTTCCGCCGGACCTCCAGTTTTAATGACACCAAACCCCAACCTCGATCCTCTGGACACTGCAGACCGTTTAGAGAAAGGAGTCTGACCCAG GTTGGATCTCGGACCCTTCCTGAAGGAAGTTGTTGGAATAAAGCAGGACGGCAGCCATACAGCTCTTACCCCATTCCAGAGCACGGGGCCCTAGAGTGGGCTAAATCCAGACCCCAGATAAATTACCAGAGGCAGCCTTGGATAGAGACAGCTTCTCCTTCTTACAACAATGAACTCAAACACATAGGAACCAAAACCAACAGCATTTCAGCATCAGCGAAACATGCGGATGCAGAAGTCAGTGGCTCTCAGGATAGGCAAAGGAGTGGTGAggcaggaggtggagagggaatCTCAGGGATCGGGGGTCCAGCCGCGAGGCCTGCCAGCCTGAGTGTGGATCGGGCAGAGCGTGCTGAGCAGAACTGGAACCGTCGTGGGCCATCGCCTATCCAGAGGAACATCCTGGCCCGGAAATTAAAGGACGCTCAGTCGTACTCCGGGGTCAAGGGGCGGCAGCGCAGCTCCACCTTCAGTGTATCGGCCTCGGAGCAGAGGAAAGGTCGCTGCCACTCTCTGCCCATGTCTGGAGGTTATGGCAGCAGTGGTGTCCCCCCCTACAGGCTGAGTGAGGCAGAGCAGAGGATGTTGGACCTAGATCTGTCCTCAGCATATGTGGGCGAAGAGGTGTAG